GTATGAGGCATGTAcctgcccactttccactatagccagacaCAGAATACCACTGGGGTCAAAAGGCAGGTTCattataacagaagttctataagatcagggtttactataccaggtgttactcccatatacttactATAGTGCTTGGCCGGACATTATACTGTATTTCTGAGTTTGTAAATTGAACTGTAGCTGGAATGATGGCATTTCTTATTTAACGACCGTAGATGTGGCTAACACTTTGCATTACATCTTACAGTCTCTCTTTCTTTCCATGTTAATTGTTACAGGAGGAAAATGGTTGATCTCCTCAAGCGGAGCCCTCAACATCACAAGCGTGACATTTGCCGACCGTGGGCGGTACACCTGCGTGTGTCCGGTTGGGAACGGCACCTCCTTCTATACCGTGACCCTCCGGGTGACTTACACCTCTGGAGACATGGGCATTTACTACATGATCGTCTGCCTGGTAACCTTCACCATCACCCTAATCCTCAACATCACCCGCCTGTGCATGATGAGTAGCCACCTGCGGAAGACCGAGAAGGCCATCAATGAGTTCTTCCGCACGGAAGGGGCCGAGAAGCTCCAGAAGGCCTTCGAGATAGCCAAGCGCATTCCAATCATCACCTCGGCCAAGACTCTGGAGCTGGCCAAGGTGACTCAGTTCAAAACCATGGAGTTTGCTCGGTACATAGAAGAGCTGGCTAGAAGTATTCCCCTGCCCCCGCTTATATTTAACTGCAGGGCGTTCATGGAGGAGATGTTCGAGGCCGTGAGGTTGGATGACCCCGATCAGGTAGAGAAAGACCACCACGCCGGAATCTACACCATCAGTCCTAACATGGTGCGTAGTGGATCTCCTGCCGGCGACTCGGAAGACAGCTCAGTCCAAGGCCAGGAGATAGCGGTCAACGTGTCTGTCCATCCTCAGTTTGAGACTCAGAGCATCAGCACCAACCATTCTCAGGAGTGTTGTCCAGTAGCTTGTCCCGAGGAGGTCATCTCCATGGTGGATGAGGACAGAGCATCAGAACTTGCTGTGTGACCACACTAGCCCTTGGACAACCTAAAAGTATCTCATCACCCCTGATTGATATTTTAGTTCTTTTTGCAGATTATAAACTTTAATGTCCTCAAGACCTTTTGCACCTCTTGAGGACGCCATTGGCAAGACCCTTGCACTTGAGATCTCAACGTTGGCCACCTATAGTAGCTGCTACAAGGAGTCTCACTTTTTCAGCTAAGTTAAATTAGTGGCAACACAACAGagaaattggcctcaattcactaagggcagtttgataaaatacagcattcgttagtttacacttttttttttttccaaattcactctgatttcccgcatgcggtagaagttcggtaatataCCGAaaaaacatgcctcaattcactaagccctgtgtggtaagtctcaccagctgAGGAGCAGGTCAGCCATGAGGCTATCAGTCTTCTCTTACAAGTCTGAGCATGAGCCGTTCTACTTACTTTCCAGTGCATCCCTGGcacccctttagatgtgcatctaTGCTaactagagggagctcttctgtgtatcagtatacagatatgcacatgtaaagggatacagaaaagccttttaaaaTTTCTGCTGCTCTGCTCTTCATAAGTCCCGCCCTTCAGAGTATCCGATCTAATGGAGTGAGAAGCAggtctgtgtggctctccctattggctgtctgctacatctgtcaactttTACCACTTGGAGATTGTAAGTTactggctggtcagagctggagaaaaataccaaACGCTTCCatgaatgctttaatctttgtgaattgcaatttcttgaggtatttactgcacaagtcgttAATTTACCTCTctagtcagtaattttacttttgagtGCGGTAATAGGttcagtgaattggcatttgccaaggtgatctgtaaaatcagctgatttctgcattactgaatgcagtaatgcttagtgaattgaggcccatgagCTTTCTACCTTTTTGCCTGTGGGCGGAGCTGGGAAGGCCTAATGTtagtactgtatataaaaaatatgcttaaagggatactgtaggggggtcgggggaaaatgagttgaacttgtatcttattgaccatccctagtcatggAATTCATCCAGTGCCGCAATCCTGATTACTCATTTAACTGTCCTTAGCAGGACCCTGCTT
This DNA window, taken from Hyperolius riggenbachi isolate aHypRig1 chromosome 3, aHypRig1.pri, whole genome shotgun sequence, encodes the following:
- the MFAP3 gene encoding microfibril-associated glycoprotein 3, with product MERFLSCLPWRPVLFLSCALLCGVHGRDNLTQVLSLHNASLHAQLQVSANSLPHRDQIAKEGSSTVIECNLNASQNGDVVWFNSKGRPLGEVEGGGKWLISSSGALNITSVTFADRGRYTCVCPVGNGTSFYTVTLRVTYTSGDMGIYYMIVCLVTFTITLILNITRLCMMSSHLRKTEKAINEFFRTEGAEKLQKAFEIAKRIPIITSAKTLELAKVTQFKTMEFARYIEELARSIPLPPLIFNCRAFMEEMFEAVRLDDPDQVEKDHHAGIYTISPNMVRSGSPAGDSEDSSVQGQEIAVNVSVHPQFETQSISTNHSQECCPVACPEEVISMVDEDRASELAV